DNA sequence from the Parambassis ranga chromosome 1, fParRan2.1, whole genome shotgun sequence genome:
tttatttaatcacaTCACAGTATAATATATTCAAAAAGTGTCCATACAAAAACAGGGTTATTTACaacttatatatataaaaaaaatcagacctcAGAACAAGATTCTGCAAGGGAGTCTGTGTCTGCCTCCACAAGTTCACTCTTTGAATTTCCACTCCTGCCGGCACATGGGGCACTGCTGCTGCACTTGTTGTGAGTTCAGCCACTTCAAGATGCAGTGCATGTGGAAACAGTGGGAACACTGACCCCAGACCAATGGGCAGTCATCCCCAGGCACTTTACCTTCAAAAGAAAGTTCATAAAGTAAGGTATACTGATAGGCATGGAAGTGCTGATGGCTCGAATATCAAATATAAACTAAGATCCGAGAAATTCAGTTATTTCAAAGTTATCTCATCACTGGAGACCATACATGCAACTAATCAGGCATCATAGCAACCCTGAAACTGCATGACAAATGGCAGTTGATACGGCAGTATTAGTCAGATGTGACAAACTGGTGGCTAAAACGAGTTTTAATCAGTAGTTTGCTGATTTTCACCCATGTACCAATACAAACGGCACACTAAATAAAATTCCAAGCAAACACAGCTTTAGCAGCTTGTTTCGATTCGAGCGTGGCTACTCACAGTCAGGACAGCAGCCATTGAAAGGCATCCTGCAGATCCCACAGTTCTCGTCATTGGCCACCCACAGCCAGGAGGCCACTCCGTTCCACTGTTTTATCTTTACCTTCATCCTTGgagtcccacagagacagaaaactcTAAGCAACACACAACATACGAGGCAAAGCAGCTAAGGTTAGCATGTTGAGCTAATGTTGACAGTTCTGTAGCCCGATGTTCACTAATACTGGATTACTTACTGTGCACCGTACAGCGCTGCTTTAGATATCCACACGAATTAAGTTAGACTGTGTCTTTGCAACACAATAATCATTTTAGGGTTAGTTTAATACTTATAAACAACATCCGTTGTACTAGCAAACCCGGCAAAacgctgcttcttcttctgctgttgaTATTCCGGCAGGTACGTCGTTGCGAGACCGCTGAATTCTCGCGAGATTTGCAGGATTAGCTCACGTTTtgtacaaaaaaagagagaaaacaaagaccTTGGgtactgttgttgttgtcaataaaacaaaaataaacacattaaataacaTGCAGATAAGTTATTACCAATAAATACTGGTCTGTCTGCTTACAGAAACATTTATAAGAAATAGAGAAGTCATCAGTTTGATAAACTTTACTCCATAGTAAGAACTCACTCATCTGCCTTAGTGGGACAAATCCGATGCTCATCTCAAAAAAGCTAAATTCTTAACCGTgcttcagcaaattaaattcagattgcagattctccagcaattcagagcaatcct
Encoded proteins:
- the anapc11 gene encoding anaphase-promoting complex subunit 11; translated protein: MKVKIKQWNGVASWLWVANDENCGICRMPFNGCCPDCKVPGDDCPLVWGQCSHCFHMHCILKWLNSQQVQQQCPMCRQEWKFKE